Genomic window (Pseudothauera hydrothermalis):
ACCGAACCAGCTTGTGAACGCGCATCTTGCCGCAGCCTGCATCGTTTGCGCGGCATGCGCCCCACTCCATCAACATAACATATGGCTACATAAATTTCGTTAAAAAAACACCCTGCCGCACTCGCAAGATCGATCCGGCATGCGCGACGGCAGCCGCAGCGACGCGGCCCGCTCAACCTTGGCCCAGCACGCCGCGTATTTTTTTCATTGCCACCGCAGCCGCAGCGGTACGGGTTTCCACCCCGAGTTTGTCGAACACGTGCTCCAAGTGCTTGTGCACCGTGCGCGGACTGGTGCCGAGGATGTCGCCAATGTCGCGGTTGGTTTTGCCGTGGATTACCCAGTAGAGCACTTCGGCCTCGCGCGCGGTCAGACGGAACGCGGCAACCAAGGCTTCGATGGCCGAGGCGTCGTTTTCTTCACGCAGCACGATCAACCACGCCTCCTCGCCGTCTTCGGCGCCACACGGGTGCAAGGTGGCAAGCAAACGACGCGGGCCATCGGCATGCACCCATTGCGGGGGCGCTTCGCCGTTACGCCGGGCGCGCTCGGCCTGTTCCGCCCAGGCGAGCAGACGCGGCGGCGCAGCCCCTCCGGTTTGCGGAAACCACTCGGCAAGCAGACTGCGGGCCAGCGCGGTTTGCCAGGTGATGCGCCGGCTGGCGCGGTCGATGGCCACCGTGCCCTGACCGAAGGCATCCAGTGCGCTGCGGGCTTGGCGCATCTGGCGCGCGCTGTGCAGATGGGCGGCAATGCGCGCCAGCACTTCGGCCGGGCGGATCGGCTTGGTGACGTAGTCCGAACCGCCGGCGGCAAACGCCGCCACCAGGTGTTCGGTTTCGGTGAGCCCGGTCATGAACACGATGGGGATGTGCTGGGTGAGGAAATCCGCCTTCAGCCGGCGCGCCACCTCGAAGCCGTCCATGCCCGGCATCACCGCGTCGAGCAACACGATGTCGGGCAAACTTTGACGCGCGCGGGCGAGCGCAGCCTCCCCATGGGTGGCCACCAGCACGGTATAGCCGGCTTCATCCAGCGCGTCGTGCAGCAGCGAGAGGTTCTCGGGCACGTCGTCTACGATCAGTACGATTTCGGTGTCGCTTGTGTTACGCACGGGATTCATGAGCGGCCTGAATGAGGGAACGCATGGCGTCGAACTGGAATTCGCGCGCCCGGCTGCGCAGCCGGCGGACAAACTCGGCGCAGGCCGGTTCGTCGGCTTCGATCTGGTCGAGCTTTGCCAGAATGCCGCGCAAATAGCCCAAACCGATCAGCTCATCGAGCGCCTGCAATGCCTCGGGCTGCGGATATACCCACGCCGGCTGCGGGGGCGGCTCGCTTACCCGGTGCAACGCCGTCCGGCTGGGTTGGCTGAGTACGGGCGCCTCGGCCACCCGCGGCAGAAACAAACGAATGCGGAAGGTGCTGCCCTGCCCGAGAACGCTGTCGACCTGGATCTCCCCGCCCATCAGGTCGGTGAGCATGCGCGCAATGGTCAACCCCAGGCCGGTGCCGCTGGCCTCGGCGTTGCCGGAAACACCGCGTGCAAAGGGTTCGAAGATGCGCGCCAAATCTTCGGCGGCGATGCCCGGTCCGCTGTCGCGCACCTCGAACACCGCCATCTCGCGCGCATAGCGCAGGCCCAGCACCACCTCGCCACGCAAGGTGAATTTCACCGCGTTGCCAACGATATTGATCAAGATTTGACGCAAGCGCTTTTCATCCGCGCGCACCACCGCGGGCAGCTCGCCCTCTTGCCGATAACGGAAACCAATGCCCTTGTCGCGCGCCTGCAAGGCGAACATATGCACCAGATCATCGACCAAGGCCGGGAAATCGAACGCAACGCGTTCGAGCTTGAGCTTGCCGCCTTCGATACGGGCAATGTCCAGCGTGCCTTCGATCAGCGACAGCAGGTGCTCGCCGCTTCGACGGATGACCCGCAGCGCCTGACGGCGCTTTTCCGGCACTTGCGGGTCGTCGGCCAGCATCTGGGCATAGCCGAGAATACTGTTCAAGGGTGTGCGCATCTCATGGCTGATGGTGGTGATGTAGCGCGTCTTGGCTTGGTTGGCTTGATCGGCCTGAGCGCGCGCGCGTTGCAGCTGCTCGTCGGTGCGGCGGTGCAGCTCGATTTCGCGCATCAGCAAATGCGTTTGACGGTTGGATTCCTCCTGCGCCACCAGGCGGCTTTTGTGTGCCAGCACCAGCCACCAAGCCACCACCCCGGTCACCAGCAACAGCGCGGCGTAAGCCTTGATGAAGCTTGCCTGCAGGGCCGGCACCAGCGCGGCATGTTCGCGCCCCAGGGACTCGGCCTGGTGCAGATAGAGCAGGCCGAGCAACAGCGCCAGCGCCGGCACGAGAAAAAGCATCAGCAGCAGAAAGTGGCCCAAGCCGGAATGCAGCCAGGGCTGCAGCGCGGCCGGCAGGCGGCGCCCGACCAGCGCCGCCCATTGCGCGGCCATCGTGGCCTGCGGCTTGCACAGATCGTGGCAACGCGCATCCAACGCACAACACAAAGAGCAGATGTGCCCCTGGTAGGCCGGGCAGTGGGCCATGTCGTCGGATTCGTACTCGCGCTCGCACACCACGCAGCGCCGCGGGGCGCCGCCCGCCGGCGCCTGGTCGGCGCGCGCCAGGTAGTAGCGCCCACCGGTAGCCCAGGCGATCAAAGGGGCCGCAATAAAGGCCACACCCAGGCTGATCAGGGTCGCAAAGGGTTGCACCGCCGCACCGAACGCGCCCAGGAAAGCCGCCACCGACAGCGTGGAGGCGAGCAACATTGCTCCCACCCCCACCGGGTTGATGTCGTACAGATGCGCGCGCTTGAACTCGATACCCTTGGGCGACAGGCCCAGCGGCTTATTGATCACCAAGTCGGCGGCCACCGCGGCGAACCAGGCCACCGCAACGTTGGAATACAGCCCCAGCACCTGGCCGAGCGCCTGGAACACGTCGAGCTCCATCAGCATCAGCGCGATCAAGGTGTTGAACACCATCCACACCACCCGGCCGGGATGGCTGTGGGTGAGGCGGGCAAAGAAATTGGACCACGCCAGCGAGCCGGCGTAGGCGTTGGTGACATTGATCTTCAACTGCGAGACCACCACGAAGACCGCGGTCACCGCGAGCACCACGCGCGGGTCGTCGAACACATAGCCGAAGCCGATCAAATACATCTGGTTGGGGTCGACCGCCTTGTCGGCCGGCACCATCGCGGTGAGTGCAAGGTAGGCGAGCAGCGCGCCGCCCAGCATCTTCACCGCCCCCATGACCACCCAGCCGGGCCCGCCGAGCAGCACCGCGAACCACCAGCGCGCGCGGTTCGCCTGGGTGCACTCCGGCATGAAACGCAGGTAATCGACCTGCTCACCAATCTGGGTGATCAGCGCAATGCCAACGGTCACCGCCGCACCAATGAGGTGCATGCTGAAGGCGCCGCCCTGCCCGTCCTGCCCCGGATAGGTGAACAGCCCGTCCAGCACCTCGGGCTCCTGCATCAGCAGAAAAACATAGGGCAGCACCAGCAGGATCAGCCACAGCGGTTGCGAGAGCGTCTGCAGCCGGCTGATGTGGGTAATGCCGTGGGTGACCAGCGGAATCACCACCAGCGCGCTCACCATGTAGCCCCACACCGGCGCAAGGCCGAAAGCCAGCTCCAGCGCGTAGGCCATGATCGCCGCTTCCAGCGCGAACAGGATGAAGGTGAAGCTAGCGTAGATCAGCGAGGTGATGGTCGAGCCGATGTAGCCGAAGCCCGCGCCACGGGTGAGCAAATCCATATCCACGCCGTGACGCGCGGCATAGACACTGATCGGCAGACCGGTGGCGAAGATGATCAGGCTCATCAGCACGATGGCCCAAAACATGTTGATGAAGCCGTAATTGACCAGCAGCGTGGCGCCAACCGCCTCCAGCACCAGAAAGGCCGCCGCGCCAAAGGCGGTATTGGCCACGCGCAGCTCGCTCCACTTGCGAAAGCTGCGCGGGGTAAAGCGCAGCGCGTAATCCTCCAGCGTCTCACGCGCCACCCAGGCGTTGTAGTCGCGGCGCACCTTCATTACGCGCTGCACGGGCTGAACGGTTGGCGAAGAAGAAACAGGCGGCGGCAAAGCAGACATGACGCTTCTGACTCGAACGACGCCGATCGCTTTGCAAACCTCGTGCCACGACCGTTCGCACGCTCAAACGACAGACCATGGCCGCCCGCATCCGGGCTAGACCTGTGAATCGCCGACCTGTGCTGGCACAACCGGGGGCCGCGCAGCAGCGCCAATGGGCGGTAGAGTCGGCACCAACGCCAGCGTGACCCGCATCACCACCGCCGAACCGTCCCATGGCTCGACCCGGAATCCGAAGCGGCGCGCGCAATCGAGCATCCGCCGGTTGCTCGCCAGCACCCGCCCAGTCAGTCGCCACAAGCCTCGGCGCCGCGCATCGTCGGCCAGCGTGGCGATCAGCCGACGGCCGATGCCCCGCCCCTGCCAGGCATCGGCCACCACCAGGGCAAACTCGCAGGCCCGCGGTTCGCCGCCGACGCAGTAGCCAGCCAAACCCACCATGTCGGCTCGCGTACGGTCGGTGACAAACGCCCCGTAACTGGCCCCCTCGCGCGGATCGGGGGTGCATAAGGCATACAATTGGTCTGCAGCCAACACGATGTCGCCGCGGCCAAAACGAAAATAGCGTGCGCCATAAGACAGGCCGCTGAGAAAAGCCTGTAATGCGCCCATATCCGAGGCAACCAGCGGACGAACATCGGGCGCAACAACCGACGGTCCACCCTCGACGCCCGCCTCTGGCCACACCCACCCCATACGCAGCCCCTGTCTTGATCGTACCCGGTTGCGATTGCGATGCCGGGAGCCTAACGGCCGAAAGTGTCCTGGCGATGACAGCGCCGCTGCGAACCGGGTGCGGATAAAAAACGGCCGCGGGCATCCGCGGCCGTCTTGGGCACATTGCGCAACCAGAAAGATTTATTGGTTGCTTACTGCCAGCATCAGCTGATTGACCCGTTTCACGAAGGTGGCCGGATCGTCCAAAGTGCCGCCTTCGGCCAGCAAGGCCTGGTCGAACAGTACTGCAGCCCAGTCATCGAAGTGCTTGTCCTCGTACTTCAGGCGCAGCACCGCCGGGTGATTGGGGTTGATCTCCAGGATGGGCTTGGAGGCCGGGGCATTCTGCCCGGCAGCCTTGAGAATGCGCGCCAGATTCATGCCCAGATCGTGTTCATCGGCCACCAGGCAGGCAGGCGAATCGGTCAGCCGCAGCGTCACTCTCACATCCTTGACGCGCTCACCGAGGCTGGCCTTCATTTTTTCCAACAGATCCTTGTATTCGTCCGCGGCTTTTTGGACTTCCTTCTTTTCGGCCTCGTCTTCCAAGGCGCCCAGATCCAGTCCGCCCTTGGCCACCGATACCAACGGTTTGCCGTTGAATTCGGTGAGATGACCGGTCACCCATTCATCCACACGGTCTGACAGTAGCAGCACCTCGATGCCCTTTTTGCGGAACACTTCCAGGTGCGGGCTGTTCTTGGCGGCATTGAAGGATTCCGCGGTGACGTAATAGATCTTGTCCTGACCTTCTTTCATGCGGCCGATATAGTCGGCCAGCGATACCACTTCATCCGGGGTGTCGGTATGGGTGGAGGCAAAGCGCAACAGCCCTGCGATTTTTTCCTTGTTGGCAAAATCCTCACCCACGCCTTCCTTGAGCACCTTGCCAAACTCTTTCCAGAAGGTGGCGTATTTGGCCCGTTCGGCCTCGTCTTCGCTGTTGGCAAGACTTTCGAGCAACGACAACACCTTTTTGGTGCACCCTTGGCGGATGGCGTCGATGTCTTTGGATTCCTGCAAGATTTCGCGCGAAACGTTGAGCGGTAGATCGTTGGAATCCACCACCCCGCGCACGAAGCGCAGATAGGTGGGCATCAGCTTCTCGGCGTCGTCCATGATGAACACGCGCTTGACGTAGAGCTTGACGCCGTGGCGGGCGTTGCGGTCCCACAGATCGAAAGGCGCATGAGACGGCAGGTAGAGAAGCTGGGTGTATTCCTGACGGCCTTCGACACGCGCGTGAATCCAGGCCAGCGGATCGTCATAGTCGTGGGCGACGTGCTTATAGAAGGCTTTGTAGTCGTCGTCGGAGATCTCGTTCTTTGGCCTGGCCCACAGCGCGCTGGCCTGGTTGACGGTTTCATACTCGTCACGCAGCACCTGCGCTTTCTTCTCCTCGTCCCACTCCTCCTTTCTCATCTGGATCGGCTGGACGATGTGATCGGAGTATTTACTGATCAGACTCCTGAGTTTCCAGCTCGACAGCAGATCGTCTTGCCCTTCGCGCAGATGCAGAATGATTTGGGTGCCGCGCTCGGCGCGTTCGACCTGCTCAATGGTGTATTCACCGGCGGTGTCGCCGCTCATCGTGCATTCCCAGCGCACCCCCGCGGCGGCCGGCAAACCGGCGCGCCGGCTCTGTACGGTGACCTTGTCGGCGACGATGAAGGCGGAGTAAAAACCCACGCCAAACTGACCGATCAGATGGGCGTCTTTTTGCTGATCGCCGGTCAGCTTGCCGAAAAATTCTTTGGTGCCGGACTTGGCGATGGTGCCCAGATTGGTCACCGCTTCGTCGCGGCTCATGCCGATGCCGTTGTCGGTGATGGTGAGCGTGCGCGCGTCTTTGTCAAAATCGACACGAATTTTCAGTTCGCCATCGCCTTCGAACAGCGCCGGATTGTCGAGCGCCTCGAAACGCAACTTGTCGCAAGCATCCGAAGCATTGGAGATCAGCTCGCGCAGAAAGATCTCGCGGTTCGAGTACAGCGAATGGATCATCAGGTGAAGCAACTGCTTCACCTCGGCCTGGAAATTCAAGGTCTGGGCGGTCGCGGTCTCGGACATCGATGAAGCTCCATATTGATGACTGGAAGAACGCGCCTCAAAGTGGGGGCATTGCAAACCTGTTTCAAGCCCCGCATACCGCTTCAGCGATAGACAATCTCTAACACCTCGATCTCCCGCACGCCGGCCGGGCTCATGAACCGAACCACATCGCCTTCGCGCGCCTTGAGCAACGCCCGCGCCAGCGGCGAAATCCAACTGATGCGCCCGGCGGTGACATCGGCCTCGTCCACACCCACGATCTGCCAGGTTTGCGCATCGTCGCCGGCGACATCCCGGATGGTCACCGTGGCGCCGAAAAACACCTGGTCGGTGTTCTCCTGCTCGGCCGGATTGACCACCGTAGCGTTCTCCAGGCGCTTGATCAGAAAGCGGATGCGTCGGTCGATCTCACGCAAGCGTTTTTTGCCGTAGATGTAGTCACCATTTTCCGAACGGTCGCCGTTACCGGCCGCCCAGGCGATGGTTTCCACCAGCTTGGGGCGCTCGATGCGCACCAGTTGGTCGAGCTCTTCGCGCAGCTGCCGATGACCACGCGGCGTCATGTAGTTTTTGCTGCCAGGCGGCAGTCGCAGCGCCGGGGCAAGTTCCTCGTCGTCGTCCTGACCGTCGCTTTCTTTTACAAATGCCTTATTCACGATGACTGTCGATCACATGGTGTTGCCAAAGCGGCAATGGTAATCCAGCACAACACAAGGTGCAGCGCCCGCTCACGGCGGCACTCGAGACCTGAGCGCCATTGTCATGCAGGACGCACACGCCTACCATTGACGCCCAAAAACTATCCACCCACGGCGCGGCTGCGCGCCTTGCCGGATACGCCACCATGGACGACAGCGCCTTCGACGATGTAACCAACCTGCAGACTCGCCTGGCGGTCCTGCGCGCCGAGCATCGCGACCTGGATGAAGCGATTGCCCGCCTGAGCGCCACACCAACCGAGGACGAACTGCTGCTGCGTCGACTGAAAAAGCGCAAGCTCGCCCTCAAGGACCGCATTGCAATCATCGAGCGCATGCTCGAACCCGACGAGCTCGCCTGAACGCACAGGCAGGCACGGTATCGCCCACACGCCGAGGTTTGCCCAACGTTCCTCACAACCCGCGGACATTCATCGATGACATCATCCAGCCCTTATGGGCGGCAGACGCTTGCACTGCACGCCGGCCAGTCCCCCGACCCGACCCACGGTTCGCGCGCCACGCCGATCCACTTCACCACCAGCTACGTCTTCCCGGATACCGAACGTGCGGCCGAGCTGTTCAACCTCGAACGGCCCGGCCACGTCTATTCGCGTATTTCCAACCCCACCAACGCGGTGCTGGAAGAGCGCGTCGCGGCGCTGGAAGAAGGCGTCGGCGCGATCGCGCTGGCCAGCGGTCAGGCCGCGCTGCACCTGGCGATCGCCACCTTGATGGGCGCTGGCGGCCACATCGTTGCTTCGCGCTCGCTGTACGGCGGCTCGCACAATCTGCTCGGCTACACCCTGCCGCGCTTCGGCATCCACACCACTTTCGTCGACCCGCGCGACCCGGACGCCTGGCGCGCCGCGGTGCGCCCGGAAACACGGCTGTTCTTTGGCGAGTCGCTCGGCAACCCCGGGTTGGAGGTGCTCGACATCCCCACCGTGGCGCAGATCGCCCACGAGCACCGTGTGC
Coding sequences:
- a CDS encoding response regulator transcription factor translates to MNPVRNTSDTEIVLIVDDVPENLSLLHDALDEAGYTVLVATHGEAALARARQSLPDIVLLDAVMPGMDGFEVARRLKADFLTQHIPIVFMTGLTETEHLVAAFAAGGSDYVTKPIRPAEVLARIAAHLHSARQMRQARSALDAFGQGTVAIDRASRRITWQTALARSLLAEWFPQTGGAAPPRLLAWAEQAERARRNGEAPPQWVHADGPRRLLATLHPCGAEDGEEAWLIVLREENDASAIEALVAAFRLTAREAEVLYWVIHGKTNRDIGDILGTSPRTVHKHLEHVFDKLGVETRTAAAAVAMKKIRGVLGQG
- a CDS encoding ATP-binding protein — its product is MSALPPPVSSSPTVQPVQRVMKVRRDYNAWVARETLEDYALRFTPRSFRKWSELRVANTAFGAAAFLVLEAVGATLLVNYGFINMFWAIVLMSLIIFATGLPISVYAARHGVDMDLLTRGAGFGYIGSTITSLIYASFTFILFALEAAIMAYALELAFGLAPVWGYMVSALVVIPLVTHGITHISRLQTLSQPLWLILLVLPYVFLLMQEPEVLDGLFTYPGQDGQGGAFSMHLIGAAVTVGIALITQIGEQVDYLRFMPECTQANRARWWFAVLLGGPGWVVMGAVKMLGGALLAYLALTAMVPADKAVDPNQMYLIGFGYVFDDPRVVLAVTAVFVVVSQLKINVTNAYAGSLAWSNFFARLTHSHPGRVVWMVFNTLIALMLMELDVFQALGQVLGLYSNVAVAWFAAVAADLVINKPLGLSPKGIEFKRAHLYDINPVGVGAMLLASTLSVAAFLGAFGAAVQPFATLISLGVAFIAAPLIAWATGGRYYLARADQAPAGGAPRRCVVCEREYESDDMAHCPAYQGHICSLCCALDARCHDLCKPQATMAAQWAALVGRRLPAALQPWLHSGLGHFLLLMLFLVPALALLLGLLYLHQAESLGREHAALVPALQASFIKAYAALLLVTGVVAWWLVLAHKSRLVAQEESNRQTHLLMREIELHRRTDEQLQRARAQADQANQAKTRYITTISHEMRTPLNSILGYAQMLADDPQVPEKRRQALRVIRRSGEHLLSLIEGTLDIARIEGGKLKLERVAFDFPALVDDLVHMFALQARDKGIGFRYRQEGELPAVVRADEKRLRQILINIVGNAVKFTLRGEVVLGLRYAREMAVFEVRDSGPGIAAEDLARIFEPFARGVSGNAEASGTGLGLTIARMLTDLMGGEIQVDSVLGQGSTFRIRLFLPRVAEAPVLSQPSRTALHRVSEPPPQPAWVYPQPEALQALDELIGLGYLRGILAKLDQIEADEPACAEFVRRLRSRAREFQFDAMRSLIQAAHESRA
- a CDS encoding GNAT family N-acetyltransferase, translated to MGWVWPEAGVEGGPSVVAPDVRPLVASDMGALQAFLSGLSYGARYFRFGRGDIVLAADQLYALCTPDPREGASYGAFVTDRTRADMVGLAGYCVGGEPRACEFALVVADAWQGRGIGRRLIATLADDARRRGLWRLTGRVLASNRRMLDCARRFGFRVEPWDGSAVVMRVTLALVPTLPPIGAAARPPVVPAQVGDSQV
- the htpG gene encoding molecular chaperone HtpG, yielding MSETATAQTLNFQAEVKQLLHLMIHSLYSNREIFLRELISNASDACDKLRFEALDNPALFEGDGELKIRVDFDKDARTLTITDNGIGMSRDEAVTNLGTIAKSGTKEFFGKLTGDQQKDAHLIGQFGVGFYSAFIVADKVTVQSRRAGLPAAAGVRWECTMSGDTAGEYTIEQVERAERGTQIILHLREGQDDLLSSWKLRSLISKYSDHIVQPIQMRKEEWDEEKKAQVLRDEYETVNQASALWARPKNEISDDDYKAFYKHVAHDYDDPLAWIHARVEGRQEYTQLLYLPSHAPFDLWDRNARHGVKLYVKRVFIMDDAEKLMPTYLRFVRGVVDSNDLPLNVSREILQESKDIDAIRQGCTKKVLSLLESLANSEDEAERAKYATFWKEFGKVLKEGVGEDFANKEKIAGLLRFASTHTDTPDEVVSLADYIGRMKEGQDKIYYVTAESFNAAKNSPHLEVFRKKGIEVLLLSDRVDEWVTGHLTEFNGKPLVSVAKGGLDLGALEDEAEKKEVQKAADEYKDLLEKMKASLGERVKDVRVTLRLTDSPACLVADEHDLGMNLARILKAAGQNAPASKPILEINPNHPAVLRLKYEDKHFDDWAAVLFDQALLAEGGTLDDPATFVKRVNQLMLAVSNQ
- the greB gene encoding transcription elongation factor GreB; translated protein: MNKAFVKESDGQDDDEELAPALRLPPGSKNYMTPRGHRQLREELDQLVRIERPKLVETIAWAAGNGDRSENGDYIYGKKRLREIDRRIRFLIKRLENATVVNPAEQENTDQVFFGATVTIRDVAGDDAQTWQIVGVDEADVTAGRISWISPLARALLKAREGDVVRFMSPAGVREIEVLEIVYR
- a CDS encoding YdcH family protein, coding for MDDSAFDDVTNLQTRLAVLRAEHRDLDEAIARLSATPTEDELLLRRLKKRKLALKDRIAIIERMLEPDELA